A region from the Tsuneonella mangrovi genome encodes:
- a CDS encoding alpha-L-fucosidase produces MNSIKTSRRDFLGGLSAGLGASHISTTALGAEAPVFEPTWASLTSKFAVPDWFRDAKFGIWAHWGPQCVPMAGDWYGRRMYLQGDWKYRHHLKHYGHPSRTGYVDLLDGWTAERWEPEKLLDLYQRAGAKYFMALAVHHDNFDTFASTHHPWNATRIGPKRDVVGTWERLVRERGMKFAISNHGSHAWHWFQPAYGYDPEGPLKGARYDAWRLTKSDGRGKSWEGLDPQALYTGRSMPLPPGMTSIKQANDWHEAHDRVWTEASPPHNPYFAELWKARAIDAIDRYRPDLLYFDDTGDLPLGQAGLDVTAHLYNRGIEWHGVPNQVAATAKELPPEKAAAVIDDVERGNLSEIAKEPWQSDTCIGDWFYDEGVYMRHEYKTATTVIHRLCDTVSKNGNLMLSIPIRPDGMLDADEHAILDQIGDWMQINSEAIFGSRPAPIFGEGPTKVPGGMMDEHSNEPFTAADIRYTRKDDDLYAIALGLPADRKVRLNAIDTSAVQFVRLLGEAAPLPFRREAGGLTIELPDNLSRSHALVFHLPSVLRN; encoded by the coding sequence ATGAACTCAATCAAGACCAGTAGGCGAGATTTTCTTGGTGGCCTCTCTGCAGGTCTCGGAGCCTCCCACATATCAACGACAGCACTTGGCGCCGAAGCTCCTGTTTTTGAGCCAACCTGGGCATCGCTTACCAGCAAGTTCGCAGTTCCAGATTGGTTTCGCGACGCTAAGTTCGGCATCTGGGCACACTGGGGGCCGCAGTGCGTACCAATGGCAGGCGATTGGTACGGACGACGCATGTACCTCCAAGGTGACTGGAAATACCGCCATCACCTGAAACACTACGGGCATCCGAGCCGGACAGGCTACGTCGACCTGCTGGACGGTTGGACTGCCGAACGTTGGGAGCCGGAAAAGCTGCTCGATCTCTACCAGAGGGCAGGTGCGAAGTATTTCATGGCGCTTGCGGTTCACCACGACAACTTCGACACTTTCGCGTCGACTCATCACCCGTGGAATGCGACGCGGATCGGCCCGAAACGGGATGTAGTCGGCACTTGGGAGAGGTTGGTTCGCGAGCGAGGGATGAAATTTGCGATCTCCAACCACGGCTCGCACGCCTGGCACTGGTTCCAGCCCGCCTATGGTTATGATCCCGAGGGGCCGCTGAAAGGCGCTCGCTACGACGCGTGGCGCCTGACAAAGTCAGACGGCAGGGGCAAATCGTGGGAGGGGTTGGACCCACAAGCACTCTACACTGGGCGTAGCATGCCATTGCCGCCCGGTATGACTTCGATCAAACAAGCCAATGATTGGCATGAAGCGCACGATCGCGTCTGGACAGAAGCTTCGCCGCCGCACAACCCCTACTTCGCTGAACTCTGGAAGGCACGAGCGATCGATGCGATCGACCGCTATCGCCCAGACCTGCTTTATTTCGACGACACTGGCGACCTTCCGCTTGGCCAGGCCGGGCTCGATGTAACTGCGCATCTTTATAATCGAGGGATCGAATGGCACGGCGTACCCAACCAAGTTGCCGCTACCGCCAAGGAATTGCCGCCTGAAAAGGCTGCAGCAGTGATAGACGATGTCGAACGCGGGAATCTTTCAGAGATTGCTAAGGAACCATGGCAGTCTGATACCTGCATCGGGGACTGGTTCTATGACGAAGGCGTTTACATGCGCCACGAATACAAGACCGCAACTACCGTCATCCACCGGCTATGCGATACCGTCTCCAAGAACGGCAACCTCATGCTGAGCATACCGATCCGGCCAGACGGGATGCTCGATGCGGATGAACACGCGATCCTCGATCAGATCGGCGACTGGATGCAAATCAACTCCGAGGCGATTTTTGGCTCGAGACCTGCGCCGATTTTTGGGGAAGGACCAACGAAAGTTCCGGGCGGGATGATGGACGAGCATTCGAACGAGCCGTTCACGGCAGCCGACATTCGCTATACCCGCAAGGATGATGATCTCTACGCAATCGCACTCGGCCTTCCCGCAGACCGCAAAGTCCGCTTGAATGCGATAGATACAAGCGCAGTCCAGTTTGTCAGGCTACTGGGAGAAGCGGCACCGCTTCCATTCAGGCGAGAAGCGGGCGGATTAACAATCGAACTACCAGACAATTTGTCTCGGTCCCACGCGCTGGTGTTCCATTTGCCTTCGGTTCTTAGGAATTGA